In one window of Chelmon rostratus isolate fCheRos1 chromosome 19, fCheRos1.pri, whole genome shotgun sequence DNA:
- the LOC121623461 gene encoding uncharacterized protein LOC121623461, whose amino-acid sequence MEASPFSFTPERYWTEEKERALIAFFSKHSCLWNHKSESYKNRQLRWKTLEHLRILLSAHPPPVRFTVEDIKNKFKNLRTTFQRQYKMVKASKVCRSEDVFVPQWKHYQQLMFLQGCWDQDDGPDDLPVSPQTVSQEESQPVLTSPGLIISFLPTPSTSSPSSSSSCVPANMMVKCYWTEERERSLIAFYSEHNCLWNKRSENHNNRQLRLKLLETLRSQLSDHSVSFSVEDIKCKFKNLRTVFNREYKAVQTSRASDKLYASKWKHYQQLLFLCESCDEDDSPEDLQVLMPQEDKNLEHGNQTPSSTLSSLSSSSTQTNSIVFNNPSAASISPDHLKLAGQTTAPTLPASPSMSRPDTKNCTNPSPLNFSTSASVPPDSRLSADSRCHWNEAKVQQLISFYSEHSCLWNHRSESYRNRLLRQSLLETLSSLLSDNEPVSFTVEDIKTKFRNLRTIFQREHKAVSSNKTCGSEDFYLPKWKHYRELMFLCDSCDEDERPEDLHFQEPQESGLLRLDCQAPPSSVHYHGPTQTAPKLNITSQSLEAPPSPTPPDSQHSSPSSSASTSSSHTDSRVSGRKRASRRLPPATSEMLDFMRTFCQSQMVSPHAGFLKYVEECLNETPPDKVKKLKKKIIETIHSVSEEV is encoded by the exons ATGGAGGCGTCTCCGTTCAGCTTCACACCGGAGAGGTACTGGacggaggagaaagagagggcgCTCATAGCGTTTTTCTCCA AGCACAGTTGTCTGTGGAACCACAAGTCAGAGAGCTACAAGAACCGACAGCTGCGATGGAAAACTCTGGAGCACCTGAGGATCCTTCTGTCAGCTCACCCCCCACCTGTTCGTTTCACAG TGGAAGACATCAAGAACAAGTTCAAGAACCTTCGTACCACCTTTCAGCGTCAGTACAAGATGGTTAAGGCAAGCAAGGTGTGCAGGTCGGAGGACGTGTTCGTGCCGCAGTGGAAGCACTACCAGCAGCTGATGTTCCTGCAGGGCTGCTGGGACCAGGACGACGGCCCCGATGACCTGCCTGTCTCGCCGCAGACTGTTTCACAGGAGGAGAGCCAGCCTGTCCTCACCTCGCCGGGACTGAtcatctccttcctccccaCCCCGTCCACCTCCTCCCCGTCTTCTTCGTCCTCCTGTGTCCCTGCCAACATGATGGTTAAATGTTACTGGACTGAAGAGAGGGAGCGCTCATTAATAGCTTTCTATTCTG AGCATAACTGTCTCTGGAACAAGAGGTCTGAAAACCACAACAACCGTCAGTTGAGACTGAAGCTGTTGGAGACTCTCAGGAGCCAGCTGTCTGACCACTCAGTGTCCTTCTCAG tTGAAGACATAAAGTGCAAGTTCAAGAATCTCAGGACGGTTTTCAACCGTGAATACAAGGCGGTCCAGACTAGCAGGGCGTCTGACAAACTCTACGCGTCCAAATGGAAACACTACCAgcagctgctcttcctctgcgAGTCCTGCGATGAAGACGACAGCCCAGAGGACCTGCAGGTGCTGATGCCACAGGAAGACAAGAATTTGGAACATGGAAACCAGacaccctcctccaccctgagcagcctctcctccagctccacccaAACCAACAGCATCGTGTTTAACAACCCATCCgctgcctccatctctccagATCATCTTAAACTAGCGGGCCAGACAACTGCTCCCACACTCCCCGCCTCTCCATCCATGTCACGACCGGACACCAAAAATTGCACAAACCCCTCCCCTCTAAATTTCTCTACGTCCGCTTCAGTTCCTCCAGACAGCAGACTGAGTGCAGACTCCCGCTGCCACTGGAACGAGGCCAAAGTTCAGCAGCTCATCTCGTTTTACTCTG AGCACAGCTGTCTGTGGAACCACAGATCAGAGAGCTACAGGAACAGGCTGTTGAGACAGAGTCTGTTGGAGACGCTGAGCAGCCTCCTGTCTGACAATGAGCCGGTCTCATTCACAG TGGAAGACATAAAGACAAAGTTCAGGAACTTGAGGACCATCTTCCAGCGTGAACACAAGGCAGTGAGCTCAAACAAAACATGTGGCTCAGAGGACTTTTACCTTCCAAAGTGGAAACATTACCGCGAGCTGATGTTCCTCTGCGACTCCTGCGACGAGGACGAGCGACCTGAAGACCTGCACTTCCAGGAACCGCAGGAGTCCGGCCTCCTGCGCCTGGATTGCCAAGCCCCTCCCTCCTCCGTACATTACCACGGCCCCACCCAAACTGCCCCCAAGCtgaacatcacatcacagaGCCTCGAAGCACCTCCCTCGCCTACTCCCCCAGACTCCCAGcactcctccccctcctcctccgcctccacatcctcctctcacactgacagcagagtgTCAGGACGCAAGCGAGCGAGCCGGCGCCTGCCGCCCGCCACCAGCGAGATGCTGGACTTCATGAGGACGTTCTGTCAAAGCCAGATGGTGTCACCGCACGCAGGGTTCCTGAAGTACGTGGAGGAGTGTCTGAACGAGACACCCCCAGACAAAGTgaagaaactgaagaagaagataaTTGAGACGATCCACAGCGTATCAGAGGAGGTTTAG